The Toxorhynchites rutilus septentrionalis strain SRP chromosome 3, ASM2978413v1, whole genome shotgun sequence genome includes a region encoding these proteins:
- the LOC129778544 gene encoding uncharacterized protein LOC129778544 gives MSWLNGKQGNSSTHFQRVVVLLLVTIVAVTLACNGGYKIKLKKLQNCAGPNAVITANENYTVVLTKNCEIKARGCGNIKAFKTAVAKITVKKSGMQMFQGTINICEKLAAASSNSTIGPILRTFNIPEKCPVEAGTLCVEPTQGMSIEPYKQFLSLARGSIDVETEIQHDTGKSCFKVQVDITK, from the exons ATGTCGTGGTTAAATGGAAAACAGGGCAACAGTTCTACTCACTTTCAAAGGGTTGTTGTTTTGCTGTTAGTAACTATCGTTGCAGTTACTCTAGCATGT AATGGGGGCTACAAAATCAAACTCAAAAAGTTACAAAACTGTGCCGGCCCGAATGCTGTGATCACAGCAAATGAGAACTACACCGTAGTTCTCACCAAAAACTGCGAAATCAAAGCCCGGGGTTGTGGCAACATAAAGGCGTTCAAGACCGCCGTTGCTAAGATAACGGTGAAGAAGAGTGGCATGCAGATGTTCCAAGGAACAATCAACATCTGTGAAAAGTTGGCCGCTGCGAGTAGTAACTCCACCATTGGTCCTATTCTGAGAACATTCAATATACCCGAGAAGTGTCCCGTGGAAGCG GGGACTCTATGTGTGGAACCAACGCAAGGGATGAGCATCGAACCCTACAAGCAGTTCCTTTCGCTGGCACGTGGATCGATTGACGTAGAAACGGAGATTCAACACGATACG GGAAAAAGCTGCTTTAAGGTGCAGGTCGATATTACGAAGTGA